From the Lolium rigidum isolate FL_2022 chromosome 2, APGP_CSIRO_Lrig_0.1, whole genome shotgun sequence genome, one window contains:
- the LOC124688433 gene encoding 50S ribosomal protein L20-like: protein MNKGKIFKLAKGFRGRAKNCIRIARERVEKALQYSYRDRRNKKRDMRSLWIERINAGTRLHGVNYGNFMHGLVKENVQLNRKVLSELSMHEPYSFKALVDVSRTAFPGNRPPVKKEGLASIL, encoded by the exons ATGAACAAGGGAAAGATTTTCAAGTTAGCCAAGGGATTCAGAGGAAGGGCTAAAAACTGCATAAGAATAGCTAGGGAGCGCGTGGAAAAAGCATTGCAATATTCATACAGGGATCGGCGCAACAAGAAAAGGGACATGCGATCTCTCTGGATCGAGCGCATTAATGCTGGCACACGGCTGCATGGG GTGAACTATGGAAACTTCATGCATGGATTGGTGAAGGAGAATGTCCAACTCAACAGGAAGGTACTTTCAGAGCTGTCAATGCATGAGCCATACAGCTTCAAGGCTCTTGTTGATGTATCTCGCACTGCATTCCCTGGGAATAGGCCGCCTGTGAAGAAGGAAGGACTAGCAAGTATTCTATAA